The genomic interval AATCACAGAGCTCAGTGCCATTTGCCACCCCTTCAAATGTAGCAAAAGTGATAGTGCACCCTGAGCACAAATCTTTGGAGGACCACCACAGGAATGTTAAACTGCCTTCATGCTGGAGCATCACTCCCACAGTCACAGTCACTGTTGTGCAGCTCCCTGCAGTGCAGGTTCTTGCCTCTAAGTGACTAAGATTATAGTCCTTGGGGTATCCAGCATTCCATTTATCCCCCTCTTTGTACTCACTTAGCACATTACAAGCCTCTTTATTGCTTTTTCACCACTAACATTCCACTAGTGCCCTTTACATCTTCAATCACCCACAAAGCACAGAATATATCGATAACCCCCAACTAATGGGCCTCAAAAAGGTGGAGGGAAATAGCCTGTTTCAGAATTACCACCGAAACAACACAAGAGACAATATTGACAGTTAACCCCACCCTAGAATGGACATCACTGTAAGTCATCTAGTTCAGCATAGTAGGGTACACATGTCAATCTACAGgttacaaaaatcaaaacaaacgcTAAATAAGGCATAGTCTATCTGTACAGGCCTTTTGGACAAGGTGATTCACTCATAGTATTTTTGAGTGTCTTGTTCATTGTCCTTCCTTTTGGGCCCTATGAAATCTCTCAAAATGTGTTCTAATCTGTCCTGTCTTGCCCTTAGAAACCAGCTTCCCTCTGCATGCAGTACATCCCATGTTACTGTTTGTGCTTATGGAAAAGAACAATTAGCTTTTCTGTCTGTGTCCAGATGTCTTGTCCTCTGTCCAGTGCTCCCAGCTGTcactatttttatataattactgATTTTGCTtttggcagcagactctgggccAACCAGCATGTTAATTCTATCAGACTTCATGGTAGAATTTGACACTGTCTTGCATCACGTTCTACTCTCCAGAAATTGGAGAACCTTCTGGGTATTTCTGGCACAGCCCTCCTGTGGTTTAAGTCCTAGCTGACTGGTAGACAGGAGTTTGTTAGTCCTAGACACAGCAAGTCCAGCTGTGCATCGCTCACACAAGAATCTGTCCTCGGCTCTTCTATATCTACATGCTTCTCCTTGACCATATTATTTGTAACTTTGGACTGACATTTTTATTCAGATGATACTCTGATCTACTGCAGTGTGTTAAAAGCTAAAATTAATCAGAGTTTTCTCAGATTGAAGCTCCAATTTActtggtcatctgtcagctcatttcatgtctcatttctatttggctgccatttaatgatgaaaagaagGATTTCTGCAATGCCTGTTCGATCTGCTGCCTTAACAGGCCTGGGGCGCcaccactaaagcctagcagaatgagAAATGTCCACTTTGCCCTACCGAACCCAACAGCATCTAATCTGGCAGTACACAATGAAATGAAATTGCAAGCTGGACTTGAGGTGATATCCACTAGAATGAGCTGCTGGTTTTCTTTgcacttactttattaatcccaaggggaaatctatcctatctatctatctatctatctatctatctatctatctatctatctatctatctatctatctatctatctatctatctatcaacataaacttcatgtatgccggtcaacaaaacctttacttgAAACGCATTATGGACGGCGGGTCACGAGTGAAAAATGTTTCGGCTGACTTCTCTGGTCTTGCCATTTTGTTGACAACACTTCACCTGGCACTTTGCGTGGTGGtataggagagagagagagggaggttaggagcaggctcTGATACAGCATATTGCCAcgcccaccacatgataaaccaactcacggtcccagattaggacctgagtgcagccatgcaatgagtgacacctcagcaccacactcgtTCAGATGGAAAGGAACATTATgagagtttttttatggtggctggagtgccaattctgccaccaagccCAGGTTTTTCATTGCAGGTTGGAGGGCAtatatgcagggctggatgcacattaacgtcatacccaggacggagcaattgcaggttaaggagcttgctcaagggcccaatgaagcaGAGTCACTTTGGGCATTTTACgagatttgaactgacaaccttctGATTACAAGTGCAGATCCCTatgctcagagccaccactccacccatggTTATATATTTAGAAAACTGCACTTTGACCCAGTACTTACCTCATCAGAATGTTCTTGTTGACAAATCAGTTGCTCCTTGGCAAGGTCATCTGGTAATGAGGTGCCACACACCTTGTACAGTGACTGAGTCAGCAGTTATGGCTACTGAGCAGGTGGTTATTCTtcgtcttcatcttcttcttagtCTTcaacccagcatctctcctctgcacatgtccagaccaacgctATCTCTTATTTCTTTTCTCATCGCCTTCTGGTGTAATAATAAGTAACTGACATATTGAAAATGTGAAACAGAATGGAATGCTGCCATTTGTGGGACAGGTTCACTTTTTATAATTTGATGATTTAATGAAGcatttcagacatttttattaaaagccTAAGGTGGAAATGTATGCAGTACttcatctccttcttctttcagctgctcccgtttggggttgccacagcggatcatcttcttccatatcttcctgcccttgtcatcttgctctgtcacattcACCACCTCCAtagaccttctcttaggccttcctcttctcctcttacctggcagctctatccttagtaccgtTCTCTCATTATACctagcatctcttctctgcacatgtccaaaccaacgcagtctcacctctctgactttgtctccaaagcAGTTTGAGGATGGCAGTTTaaagacacttcccatccagtctaatggagcttcAGAGGATGTGCCTGGAAGAATGGAATAGACTACATGTCTTTGACACCTGGATTTACAGTAGGCAAAGACTCGCCCAAAAAgtctcaaagctggaattgctgccaacggGGCTTCTATAAAATACTGAATGAAGGATATGAATAGTTCTAGGAAGGAGAAAAACATGTCTTcattttgtcattgtgggttattgagtgtagattgatgggcaaaaatggccaatgtattcatttggaattcaataaagtgtacagatggagaagactttctgaatccactgtacatgtaGATACTTTTGAATGATGATTGCAGAACTTCATATATCTGAAATTGTTCTGAATTATTGGACTCATTAATTTatcaaattaaataacttttcaTAATTTTTGACACGATTCTCAGCACACATTTTCTTCCCTCTTTGTTTTGCAGGTAGTTTTACAATGCCTGGAAGAGACCTTAAGAATGCACTTGGGATTTTAGTTTGTATGGTTGTGTTCTTCATCATCTTGGGTCCATGTAATTTAAAGCAGTTCTCTAAATATTTAAGTCCCGTGCCACCAGATGACAAATTTATTTTGGTCAAAGATACAATTTCTCAGATTGAAAGTGCTAGGCATCTTCAGGTGTCGGCCTACTTGGATGAAAGGAAAGGAGTCCGTGTCGTTCGGATcatcaccatgttttacagacaAGGGCCACATAATCTTCTTTGCATTTTTAAGTGCAAAAGTGGTCATCTCCTCATCAGCCAGGTTGTGACAGAGCAGCACAGTGACAATTTTGGCTTCCCATTCGTAACTGCAgatattttctgtaaaatgtcCCATGGATGTATGGCCACACATGTCTGTCTTCGAACACAAGAGTTTTTACTAAATAACTTGAGTGTGATTCCAATTCAAAACCTGCGGCCGCATAATGACGGCTTTGAGCGAGACTTGACGGTCTGCATCTCTAACCTGTTTGGTGACTACAACAATGTCTTACAGTTCATCCAGACGATGGAGGTGTACAAGATACTGGGGATTGGGAGAGTAGTGATCTACAACACCAGCAGCAGCCACATGCTGGAGAAGGTCCTGCAGTACTACGTAAATGAGGGCACGTTGGAGGTGATCCCTTGGCCGATCTCTCACTTCCTCAATCCTTCATTTGGCTGGAGGTTTGAAGAGCACGGTGGGGACATTCACTACTTCGGCCAGCTCACAACTCTCAATGACTGTATTTATCGCAACATGTACAAGTCCAGGTTCCTGCTTCTTAATGACATTGATGAGATCATTGCTCCTTACCAGCACACAAATCTGAAACTGATGATGGATGAGTTAGAGAAGGAACAGCCTGACACGGGCGTATTTATAGTAGAGAACCACATCTATCCAGTTAACGTGTTTGACGATAGTGAAAGGTTCAATCTGTCACTGTGGAGGCAAGTACCAGGAATAAATATCATGGAACACATCCACAGAGAGCCAGACCGTAAAGATGTTATAAATCCCACTAAGCTCATAATTAACCCCCGTAAAGTGGAGCAGACATCGGTGCACTCTGTTCTGAAGAGCTTTGGAAACCAATACAGGGTGCCTTTTGATGTCTGCAGGATCGTACACGTGCGAGTGCCTTTACAGGGACATCTGTCCAAAGAGGAGCTGATTGTGGACACCAAATTGTGGGAATATCACAAGGAGCTGGTCCCAAGGGTCAATAATGTCATTCGAGAAAGTGGCATTTTGAACTAGGTTTGTGCCAAGAAATGAAGTAGACGTCTTTGATGGGTTTTTTTCACCCTTTGATGCAAAAGTTGAACAAAGTGAAAAATCCAGTCCTTGGTGGTTAGCAACAGTGCAGGAGTGGCTGACATGCATAGAATTGTCTGTATTTGCTACCCCCATTATACGAGATGTTGTTACAGATATTAATTTGTGAATGTGGGTACAGtgttgtgtatatatgtatttataaaatatgtcaATTTAAACACTGTGTTAATGTGTAGAAACAGTAAGATATGGGACACTTCAAAACTGAACCAGTTTCAAGATTCCGCTCCACTTACAGACTGAGGACTCTAAAGGACGATCATCTGGCTTTTATTAGTATTAGTTTCTACCTCAGGATCATCAGCAGCTTTCCTAGGAATGAAAGTACCTTAAATTTTTATCCTCCTCCTCATTGTTCCAATATGTcctctatcctgcc from Erpetoichthys calabaricus chromosome 9, fErpCal1.3, whole genome shotgun sequence carries:
- the LOC114656991 gene encoding uncharacterized protein LOC114656991; this translates as MPGRDLKNALGILVCMVVFFIILGPCNLKQFSKYLSPVPPDDKFILVKDTISQIESARHLQVSAYLDERKGVRVVRIITMFYRQGPHNLLCIFKCKSGHLLISQVVTEQHSDNFGFPFVTADIFCKMSHGCMATHVCLRTQEFLLNNLSVIPIQNLRPHNDGFERDLTVCISNLFGDYNNVLQFIQTMEVYKILGIGRVVIYNTSSSHMLEKVLQYYVNEGTLEVIPWPISHFLNPSFGWRFEEHGGDIHYFGQLTTLNDCIYRNMYKSRFLLLNDIDEIIAPYQHTNLKLMMDELEKEQPDTGVFIVENHIYPVNVFDDSERFNLSLWRQVPGINIMEHIHREPDRKDVINPTKLIINPRKVEQTSVHSVLKSFGNQYRVPFDVCRIVHVRVPLQGHLSKEELIVDTKLWEYHKELVPRVNNVIRESGILN